A genomic segment from Colletotrichum higginsianum IMI 349063 chromosome 5, whole genome shotgun sequence encodes:
- a CDS encoding OB-fold nucleic acid binding domain-containing protein: protein MTSDSSAGLYPRYCLHLSPTFNTWCLLHASDIHALKSVPEYEVQNFYFHNNLPIKWARIVGIVVAVDDFPGRRIYTVDDSSGACIECVVVLKTPPLLDTSAPKPDTAGWFNGNRPQPQPPADCLDVDVGSVVDLKGGLATFREEKQIKIEKVRIIRSTEQEVALWERRTRFRNDVLLQPWVLSEKQIRKCKKEETRDTTGNDGDEKQRKKEKRREHRRKIEEEMRQKTDAAAAAAAAAAAAAAAAKEDRYRVHKLRKEVERPPMPFLTSAAADPIAEGDRYRVHKLRKETERPPKTISHSAAADSTAKDDRYRVHKLGNLRVNNSGRRTGASGGLLRQVLDRSTGGGM from the exons ATGACGAGCGATTCATCCGCAGGCCTCTATCCGCGATACTGCCTACACCTCTCCCCTACCTTTAACACCTGGTGTCTCTTGCACGCATCCGACATCCACGCCCTGAAATCCGTGCCTGAATATGAAG TCCAGAACTTCTACTTCCACAATAACTTGCCTATCAAATGGGCTCGTATCGTTGGCATtgttgtcgccgtcgatgactTCCCGGGCCGGCGCATCTACACGGTTGATGACAGCAGCGGGGCGTGCATCGAATGCGTCGTCGTActgaagacgccgccgttATTGGACACGAGCGCACCGAAACCCGATACGGCCGGATGGTTTAACGGCAATAggccgcagccgcagccgccagCGGACTGCTTGGATGTGGACGTGGGTAGTGTCGTCGACCTCAAGGGGGGCCTCGCGACGTTTcgcgaggagaagcagatCAAGATCGAAAAGGTTAGGATCATCAGGTCCACGGAGCAGGAGGTGGCGCTATGGGAGCGGCGCACACGGTTTCGGAACGACGTCCTCCTGCAGCCTTGGGTGCTCAGTGAGAAGCAAATACGGAAGTGCAAAAAGGAGGAAACGAGGGACACTACTGGAAACGACGGTGATGAGAAACAGCgcaagaaagagaagaggcGGGAGCATAGGAGGAAGATAGAAGAGGAAATGCGGCAAAAGAccgatgctgctgcggcggcggcggcggcggcggcagcggcagcggcagcagcgaaAGAAGATCGATACCGCGTCCATAAGCTGAGAAAGGAAGTGGAACGACCGCCGATGCCTTTTCTCACTTCAGCAGCCGCAGATCCGATCGCGGAAGGGGATCGATACCGCGTCCATAAGCTGAGAAAGGAAACGGAGCGGCCTCCAAAGACTATTTCCCACTCGGCAGCCGCAGATTCGACCGCAAAAGATGATCGATATCGTGTTCACAAGCTGGGAAACTTGAGAGTCAACAACTCTGGCAGGAGGACCGGTGCATCTGGTGGCCTATTGCGGCAAGTCCTCGACAGAAGCACCGGTGGGGGGATGTAG